From a region of the Streptomyces venezuelae genome:
- a CDS encoding ABC transporter ATP-binding protein, producing MPHDEPKWIPSKDPLDPDRPAPAEQPRELRRIVGLFRPYRGRLAVVGLLVGASSLVGVASPFMLREILDVAIPQGRTGLLSLLALGMILTAVVTSVFGVLQTFISTTVGQRVMHDLRTAVYAQLQRMPLAFFTRTRTGEVQSRIANDIGGMQATVTSTATSLVSNLTAVIATVVAMLALDWRLTLVSLLLLPVFVWISRRVGHERKRITTKRQKQMAAMAATVTESLSVSGILLGRTMGRSESLTAAFSAESEKLVDLEVRSSMAGRWRMSTIGIVMAAMPALIYWAAGLALQAGAPSLSVGTLVAFVTLQQGLFRPAVSLLSTGVQIQTSLALFARIFEYLDLPVDITERADAVRLDRAKGEVTLEDVHFTYDTKNGPTLAGIDITVPAGGSLAVVGPTGSGKSTLSYLVPRLYDVTGGRVALDGVDVRDLDFDSLARSIGVVSQETYLFHASVADNLRFAKPDATDEEIAEAARAAQIHDHIASLPDGYDTLVGERGYRFSGGEKQRLAIARTILRDPPVLILDEATSALDTRTEHAVQQAIDNLSAGRTTITIAHRLSTVRDADQIVVLDAGRIAERGTHEELLKADGRYAALVRRDRDAALAPEPPEGFQLAPVNA from the coding sequence ATGCCACACGACGAACCGAAGTGGATCCCGTCGAAAGACCCCCTGGACCCCGACCGTCCGGCCCCGGCGGAGCAGCCGCGTGAGCTGCGCCGCATCGTCGGCCTGTTCCGGCCCTACCGGGGCCGGCTCGCCGTCGTCGGCCTGCTGGTCGGAGCCTCCTCGCTCGTCGGCGTCGCCTCGCCGTTCATGCTCCGGGAGATACTCGACGTCGCGATCCCGCAGGGCCGCACGGGGCTGCTCAGCCTGCTCGCGCTCGGCATGATCCTGACCGCCGTCGTCACCAGCGTCTTCGGCGTGCTCCAGACCTTCATCTCCACCACCGTCGGCCAGCGCGTCATGCACGACCTGCGCACCGCCGTCTACGCACAGCTCCAGCGGATGCCGCTGGCCTTCTTCACGCGGACCCGCACCGGGGAGGTGCAGTCCCGCATCGCCAACGACATCGGCGGCATGCAGGCCACCGTCACCTCCACCGCGACCTCGCTCGTCTCGAACCTGACGGCCGTCATCGCCACGGTGGTCGCCATGCTCGCGCTCGACTGGCGGCTCACCCTGGTCTCGCTGCTCCTGCTGCCCGTCTTCGTGTGGATCAGCCGGCGGGTCGGACACGAGCGCAAGAGGATCACGACGAAGCGGCAGAAGCAGATGGCCGCCATGGCCGCGACGGTCACCGAGTCGCTCTCGGTGAGCGGCATCCTGCTCGGCCGCACCATGGGCCGCTCCGAGTCCCTCACCGCCGCCTTCTCCGCCGAGTCCGAGAAGCTCGTCGACCTGGAGGTGCGCTCCAGCATGGCCGGGCGCTGGCGGATGTCCACCATCGGTATCGTCATGGCCGCGATGCCCGCCCTCATCTACTGGGCGGCCGGCCTGGCCCTCCAGGCGGGCGCCCCCTCGCTCTCCGTCGGCACCCTCGTCGCCTTCGTCACCCTCCAGCAGGGCCTGTTCAGGCCCGCGGTGAGCCTGCTGTCGACCGGTGTGCAGATACAGACCTCGCTCGCGCTGTTCGCCCGCATCTTCGAGTACCTCGACCTGCCGGTGGACATCACCGAGCGCGCGGACGCGGTGCGCCTGGACCGGGCCAAGGGCGAGGTGACCCTGGAGGACGTGCACTTCACGTACGACACCAAGAACGGTCCGACCCTCGCGGGGATCGACATCACCGTCCCGGCCGGCGGCTCCCTCGCCGTCGTCGGTCCGACCGGATCGGGCAAGAGCACGCTCAGCTATCTGGTGCCCCGGCTCTACGACGTCACCGGCGGACGCGTCGCCCTCGACGGGGTGGACGTGCGCGATCTCGACTTCGACTCGCTGGCCCGCTCCATCGGCGTGGTCTCCCAGGAGACCTACCTCTTCCACGCCTCGGTCGCCGACAACCTGCGCTTCGCCAAGCCGGACGCCACCGACGAGGAGATCGCCGAGGCGGCCCGGGCCGCCCAGATCCACGACCACATCGCCTCCCTGCCCGACGGGTACGACACCCTGGTCGGCGAGCGCGGCTACCGCTTCTCCGGGGGCGAGAAGCAGCGCCTGGCCATCGCCCGTACGATCCTGCGGGACCCGCCGGTGCTGATCCTCGACGAGGCCACCAGCGCCCTCGACACCCGTACCGAGCACGCCGTCCAGCAGGCCATCGACAACCTCTCCGCGGGCCGTACGACCATCACCATCGCGCACCGCCTCTCCACCGTCCGCGACGCGGACCAGATCGTGGTCCTCGACGCCGGACGCATCGCCGAGCGCGGTACGCACGAGGAGCTGCTGAAGGCGGACGGCCGGTACGCGGCCCTGGTCCGCCGGGACCGGGACGCCGCGCTGGCCCCCGAGCCGCCCGAGGGCTTCCAGCTGGCTCCGGTAAATGCGTGA
- a CDS encoding MarR family winged helix-turn-helix transcriptional regulator produces the protein MSSASASSSASDTDRLLAEQLLRLTRRLHRIQKRHMVPLGITPAQSRLLRLVSHYEGEQAPRMADLAARLEVVPRAVTSLVDGLEAAGCVRRAPDPANRRVIRIELTDTGRATLRRLRNARTDAAEEILAPLTADQRDVLGGLLNALSDAPAERTC, from the coding sequence ATGAGCTCCGCCTCCGCCTCCTCTTCCGCCTCCGACACCGACCGCCTCCTCGCCGAACAGCTCCTGCGCCTGACGCGCAGGCTGCACCGGATCCAGAAGCGCCACATGGTGCCGCTCGGGATCACTCCCGCCCAGAGTCGTTTGCTGCGCCTCGTCTCGCACTACGAGGGCGAGCAGGCACCCCGGATGGCGGATCTCGCCGCCCGACTGGAAGTCGTACCGCGCGCGGTGACCAGCCTCGTGGACGGCCTGGAGGCGGCCGGGTGCGTACGGCGCGCACCCGACCCCGCGAACCGCCGCGTCATCCGGATCGAGCTCACCGACACCGGCCGCGCCACGCTGCGCCGTCTGCGCAACGCGCGAACCGACGCGGCGGAGGAGATCCTGGCTCCGTTGACCGCCGACCAGCGCGACGTGCTCGGCGGTCTGCTGAACGCCCTGTCGGACGCCCCGGCGGAGCGCACCTGCTGA
- a CDS encoding FAD-binding and (Fe-S)-binding domain-containing protein: protein MPLLEPKPGALRPRGIRGPAPDRLPGHRAGGTPEPLRSELTALLGPEKVLWKVSDLVRYASDASPYRFVPQVVVIAEDVDDVSAVLSYAHGRQREVVFRAAGTSLNGQAQGEDILVDVRRHWAGIEVLEEGRRARIRPGTTVARANAALARHGRVLGPDPASAAACTLGGVVANNASGMTAGTTRNSYRTLSSLTLVLPGGTVVDTADPLADEELSRAEPALCHGLTEIKREIEADPALVARIRAKYEIKNTTGYRLDAYLDGTTPVEILRGLMVGSEGTLGFISEVVFDTLPLERELCSALLFFPSLPAAAAAVPLFNEAGAAAVELMDGNTLRASVSVAGVPADWADLPRETAALLVEFRAPDQAARDACAQRATRVLDGLDLVAPVASVTNTFTGDPKTVHGYWQARKAFVTAVGGARARGTTLITEDFAVPPSRLAEACEALLALQAEHGFDAAVAGHAAHGNLHFMLTFDAADPADVERYGAFMEAFCRLTVERFDGSLKAEHSTGRNMAPFLELEWGPVATALMWRTKRLVDPDGVLAPRILLDRDPRAHLRGLKTIPQVEAVADPCIECGFCEPACPSADLTTTPRQRIVLRREMLRQQPGSPVLDGLLAAYGYDAVDTCAGDSACKLACPVGIDTGALMKDFRHRRHGPREEAAAALAARRFGAAESAARLTVAAADRIPSRAGARLLGAVTGAARRAVNPDLVPQWPARIAGAAPRRLPPTRRVGAAAVYYPACVNRIFGGPEGRPGPSLPQAVVAVSERAGRPVWIPGDVGGTCCATIWHSKGYEAGTRVMANRIVEAAWGWTAGGLLPLVVDASSCTLGIAREVVPYLTPENRALHAELRILDSVVWAADELLPRLEVRRTVGSAVLHPTCSMRHLGDEDRLRAVAAACAEEVVVPDDAGCCAFAGDRGMLHPELTASATAREAAEVTARAFDAHLSANRMCEVGMDRATGRRYYSALLELEHATRP from the coding sequence ATGCCGCTGCTCGAACCGAAGCCGGGGGCCCTGCGCCCGCGCGGCATCCGCGGCCCCGCCCCCGACCGGCTCCCCGGGCACCGGGCCGGCGGCACGCCCGAGCCGCTGCGGAGCGAGCTGACCGCGCTGCTCGGCCCCGAGAAGGTGCTGTGGAAGGTCTCCGACCTCGTCCGCTATGCCTCCGACGCCTCCCCCTACCGGTTCGTACCCCAGGTCGTGGTGATCGCCGAGGACGTCGACGACGTCTCCGCGGTGCTCTCGTACGCCCATGGCCGGCAGCGCGAGGTGGTCTTCCGCGCCGCCGGTACCTCGCTCAACGGGCAGGCCCAGGGCGAGGACATCCTCGTCGACGTACGCCGCCACTGGGCCGGGATCGAGGTGCTGGAGGAGGGCCGGCGCGCCCGGATCCGGCCCGGCACCACCGTGGCCCGGGCGAACGCGGCCCTCGCCCGGCACGGCCGCGTCCTCGGGCCCGACCCGGCCAGTGCCGCCGCCTGCACCCTCGGCGGGGTCGTCGCCAACAACGCGTCGGGCATGACCGCGGGCACCACCCGCAACTCCTACCGCACGCTCTCCTCCCTCACCCTCGTCCTCCCGGGCGGCACCGTCGTGGACACCGCAGACCCGCTGGCCGACGAGGAGCTGTCGCGCGCCGAACCGGCCCTGTGCCACGGTCTGACGGAGATCAAGCGGGAGATCGAGGCCGACCCCGCGCTGGTCGCCCGGATCCGGGCCAAGTACGAGATCAAGAACACCACCGGCTACCGTCTCGACGCCTACCTGGACGGCACCACCCCCGTCGAGATCCTGCGCGGGCTCATGGTCGGCTCGGAGGGCACCCTCGGCTTCATCTCCGAGGTCGTCTTCGACACCCTCCCGCTGGAGCGCGAACTCTGCTCCGCCCTGCTGTTCTTCCCCTCGCTGCCCGCGGCGGCCGCGGCCGTGCCCCTCTTCAACGAGGCGGGAGCGGCCGCCGTAGAACTGATGGACGGCAACACCCTGCGCGCCTCGGTCAGCGTCGCGGGCGTGCCCGCCGACTGGGCGGACCTGCCCCGGGAGACCGCCGCCCTGCTCGTGGAATTCCGGGCTCCGGACCAGGCCGCCCGGGACGCCTGCGCACAGCGGGCCACCCGGGTCCTCGACGGGCTCGACCTGGTCGCCCCGGTGGCGTCGGTCACCAACACCTTCACCGGCGACCCGAAGACCGTGCACGGCTACTGGCAGGCACGCAAGGCCTTCGTCACCGCCGTCGGCGGAGCCCGCGCCCGGGGCACCACGCTGATCACCGAGGACTTCGCGGTACCGCCGTCCCGGCTGGCGGAGGCCTGCGAGGCACTCCTCGCGCTCCAGGCGGAGCACGGCTTCGACGCGGCCGTCGCCGGTCACGCGGCCCACGGCAACCTGCACTTCATGCTCACCTTCGACGCCGCCGACCCCGCCGACGTCGAACGGTACGGAGCCTTCATGGAGGCCTTCTGCCGGCTCACCGTGGAGCGGTTCGACGGCTCCCTGAAAGCCGAGCACTCCACGGGCCGCAACATGGCCCCCTTCCTCGAACTGGAGTGGGGCCCCGTGGCGACCGCCCTCATGTGGCGCACCAAGCGGCTCGTCGACCCGGACGGGGTGCTGGCGCCGCGGATCCTCCTCGACCGCGACCCGCGGGCCCATCTGCGCGGTCTGAAGACCATTCCGCAGGTGGAGGCGGTGGCCGACCCCTGCATCGAGTGCGGCTTCTGCGAACCGGCCTGTCCCAGCGCGGACCTGACGACCACTCCGCGCCAGCGGATCGTGCTGCGCCGCGAGATGCTGCGCCAGCAGCCCGGCTCCCCCGTGCTGGACGGCCTGCTCGCGGCCTACGGCTACGACGCGGTGGACACCTGCGCGGGCGACTCCGCATGCAAGCTCGCCTGCCCCGTCGGGATCGACACCGGGGCGCTGATGAAGGACTTCCGCCACCGCCGGCACGGCCCGCGCGAGGAAGCCGCCGCGGCGCTGGCCGCGCGGCGCTTCGGGGCCGCCGAGTCCGCCGCCCGGCTGACGGTGGCCGCCGCCGACCGGATCCCCTCCCGGGCCGGTGCCCGGCTGCTGGGGGCGGTCACCGGGGCCGCGCGCAGGGCCGTGAACCCGGACCTGGTTCCGCAGTGGCCGGCACGGATCGCCGGCGCCGCGCCCCGCCGGCTGCCGCCGACCCGGCGGGTGGGCGCCGCCGCCGTGTACTACCCGGCCTGCGTCAACCGGATCTTCGGCGGCCCGGAGGGCCGGCCCGGCCCCTCCCTGCCCCAGGCCGTGGTGGCCGTGTCGGAGCGGGCCGGGCGGCCCGTCTGGATCCCCGGCGACGTCGGCGGCACCTGCTGCGCGACGATCTGGCACTCCAAGGGCTACGAGGCCGGCACCCGGGTGATGGCGAACCGGATCGTCGAAGCGGCGTGGGGCTGGACGGCCGGCGGACTCCTGCCGCTGGTCGTGGACGCCTCCTCCTGCACGCTGGGCATCGCGCGCGAGGTGGTCCCGTACCTCACCCCGGAGAACCGGGCCCTCCACGCGGAGCTGCGGATCCTCGACTCGGTCGTGTGGGCCGCCGACGAGCTGCTGCCGCGTCTGGAGGTCCGGCGCACGGTGGGCTCGGCCGTACTCCACCCCACCTGCTCGATGCGGCACCTGGGTGACGAGGACCGGCTGCGCGCGGTCGCCGCGGCGTGCGCCGAGGAGGTGGTGGTCCCCGACGACGCGGGCTGCTGCGCCTTCGCGGGCGACCGGGGAATGCTGCATCCGGAACTCACCGCCTCGGCGACGGCGCGCGAGGCGGCCGAGGTGACCGCCCGGGCCTTCGACGCGCACCTGTCGGCGAACCGGATGTGCGAAGTGGGCATGGACCGGGCGACGGGGCGCCGCTACTACTCGGCGTTGCTCGAACTGGAGCACGCCACCCGCCCGTGA
- a CDS encoding ABC transporter ATP-binding protein, with amino-acid sequence MQISDLPYPDPGVPDARSGPRFLLWLGRGQLGGQLKSLGWGMLHFSGVAGLPYAVGMGVDAVADHDPDRLLRVGALLLLIGVAVSVGDAMLHRTAVTNWITAAARVQQLLARKTAELGSALTRRVAAGEVVAVSTGDVEKIGWFVEAVSRFLAAVFSVVLVCVGLLFYAPELGTVVAVGVPLIALASLPLLPRATRRADVQREKAGKATELASDTVAGLRVLRGIGGEDLFLGRYREASQEVRKAAVHSARMWALISAIQVVLPGALMITVIWYGAALVSDGRIAVGELVAAFSAVATLLYPLRHFQEIAMAYSFSRPSAKRAARVLSLTRTDAAAGRPARPEPVPAPAPGGDLYDPQTGLLAPAGRFTAVVCGDPDLAGRLAERLGGHPMDDAAGADAGTGADAGTPSVLLGGVALDELALDTARSLVLVQDKDPVLLSGTLRELFDVPASEAVESGAALGAAQCADVLDALLQSAPEGVEDPMDARITERGRSLSGGQRQRLALARSLVTDPEVLVLDEPTSAVDSHTEARIADGIAALRAGRTTVVLASSPLLLDRADRVVLVDGGTVAAVGTHRELLRDEPRYRAVVTRETDEEQRLAGMELTELEATLTEIEESA; translated from the coding sequence ATGCAGATCAGCGATCTTCCGTATCCGGATCCAGGGGTACCCGACGCCCGCTCCGGCCCCCGGTTCCTGCTGTGGCTGGGGCGCGGTCAACTCGGCGGACAGCTCAAGAGCCTGGGCTGGGGAATGCTCCACTTCTCCGGCGTCGCCGGACTGCCCTACGCCGTGGGTATGGGCGTCGACGCGGTCGCCGATCACGACCCGGACCGGCTGCTGCGCGTGGGCGCCCTGCTCCTGCTCATCGGGGTCGCCGTCTCCGTCGGCGACGCGATGCTCCACCGCACGGCGGTCACCAACTGGATCACCGCGGCCGCGCGCGTCCAGCAACTCCTCGCGCGCAAGACGGCCGAACTGGGCTCCGCCCTCACCCGCCGGGTGGCCGCGGGCGAAGTGGTCGCGGTGTCCACGGGCGACGTGGAGAAGATCGGCTGGTTCGTGGAGGCGGTCTCCCGCTTCCTCGCGGCCGTCTTCTCCGTCGTCCTCGTCTGCGTCGGCCTGCTGTTCTACGCGCCCGAACTCGGCACCGTCGTCGCCGTCGGCGTCCCGCTGATCGCCCTGGCCTCGCTGCCGCTGCTGCCGCGCGCCACCCGGCGCGCGGACGTCCAGCGGGAGAAGGCGGGCAAGGCCACCGAACTTGCCTCCGACACCGTCGCGGGCCTGCGCGTACTGCGCGGTATCGGTGGTGAGGACCTGTTCCTCGGCCGCTACCGCGAGGCCTCGCAGGAGGTCCGCAAGGCCGCCGTGCACAGTGCCCGGATGTGGGCGCTGATCTCCGCGATCCAGGTGGTGCTCCCGGGCGCGCTGATGATCACGGTGATCTGGTACGGCGCCGCGCTCGTCTCGGACGGCCGCATCGCCGTGGGTGAACTCGTCGCCGCCTTCAGCGCGGTGGCCACGCTGCTGTACCCCCTGCGCCACTTCCAGGAGATCGCCATGGCGTACTCCTTCTCACGGCCCTCCGCCAAGCGGGCCGCCCGGGTCCTGTCCCTGACCCGGACGGACGCCGCCGCCGGACGTCCCGCGCGCCCGGAGCCGGTGCCGGCACCTGCCCCGGGCGGGGACCTGTACGACCCGCAGACCGGGCTGCTGGCCCCCGCGGGCCGGTTCACCGCCGTCGTGTGCGGGGACCCCGACCTGGCGGGGCGGCTCGCGGAACGCCTCGGCGGCCACCCCATGGACGATGCGGCGGGCGCGGACGCGGGGACCGGCGCGGACGCGGGAACACCGTCCGTGCTGCTCGGCGGCGTCGCGCTGGACGAGCTCGCACTGGACACCGCGCGCTCCCTGGTCCTCGTACAGGACAAGGATCCGGTGCTGCTGTCCGGGACCCTGCGGGAGCTGTTCGACGTACCGGCCTCCGAAGCCGTCGAATCCGGTGCGGCTCTCGGCGCAGCCCAGTGCGCCGACGTCCTGGACGCGCTGCTGCAGTCGGCGCCGGAAGGGGTCGAGGACCCGATGGACGCCCGGATCACCGAGCGCGGCCGCTCCCTCTCGGGTGGCCAGCGCCAGCGGCTCGCCCTGGCACGGTCCCTGGTCACCGACCCGGAGGTGCTGGTGCTCGACGAGCCGACCTCCGCGGTCGACTCGCACACCGAGGCGCGGATCGCGGACGGGATCGCGGCCCTGCGCGCCGGGCGGACCACGGTGGTACTGGCGTCCTCGCCACTGCTGCTGGACCGTGCGGACCGGGTCGTGCTCGTCGACGGGGGCACGGTGGCGGCCGTCGGTACCCACCGCGAGCTGCTGCGGGACGAACCGCGCTACAGGGCGGTCGTCACCCGCGAGACCGACGAGGAACAGCGACTCGCCGGGATGGAACTGACCGAACTGGAAGCGACACTCACAGAGATCGAGGAATCCGCATGA
- a CDS encoding ABC transporter ATP-binding protein: MIGVAPPEYDPAAPETAATLPVGTSATVRDYVRGLFRRHRRSFLVLVGVNATAVIASMVGPYLLGRIVDDLSAGARELHLERAALLFTLALAVQTFFVRQVRLRGAMLGEEMLADLREDFLVRSVGLPPGVLERAGTGDLLSRITTDIDRLANAMREAVPQLAIGVVWAGLLFGALAVTAPPLALAALVALPILVIGCRWYFKRAPSAYRSEAAGYAAVAAVLTETVDAGRTVEAHRLGPERIALSERRITQWVAWERYTLFLRTVLFPVINATVVTILGAVLLIGGYCVLQGWMSVGQLATGALLAQMLFDPIGLILRWYDELQVAQVSLGRLVGVREIAPDAGDAKVAPEGRDVRAEEVRFGYREGVDVLHEVSMSVPPGTRMALVGPSGAGKSTLGRLLAGIYAPRTGEVTLGGARLSRMPAERVREHVALVNQEHHVFVGTLRDNLRLARTGAGDTELWAALAAVDADGWARAMEAGLDTEVGSGGVALTPAQAQQIALARLVLADPHTLVLDEATSLLDPRAARHLERSLARVLDGRTVIAIAHRLHTAHDADVIAVVEGGRISELGSHDELVAADGAYAALWRSWHG, encoded by the coding sequence ATGATCGGCGTGGCGCCGCCGGAGTACGACCCGGCGGCACCCGAGACGGCCGCGACCCTGCCCGTGGGCACGTCGGCGACCGTACGGGACTATGTGCGCGGCCTGTTCCGGCGGCACCGGCGATCCTTCCTGGTGCTGGTGGGCGTCAACGCGACCGCGGTCATCGCTTCCATGGTCGGCCCCTACCTCCTGGGCCGGATCGTGGACGACCTGTCGGCGGGGGCACGCGAGCTGCACCTGGAGCGGGCGGCGCTGCTGTTCACCCTGGCGCTGGCGGTCCAGACGTTCTTCGTCCGGCAGGTCCGGCTGCGCGGGGCGATGCTGGGCGAGGAGATGCTCGCCGATCTGCGCGAGGACTTCCTGGTGCGGTCGGTAGGCCTGCCGCCGGGGGTGCTGGAGCGGGCCGGTACCGGTGACCTGCTGTCGCGGATCACGACCGACATCGACCGGCTGGCGAACGCGATGCGTGAGGCCGTGCCCCAGCTGGCCATCGGCGTGGTGTGGGCGGGGCTGCTGTTCGGCGCGCTCGCGGTGACGGCGCCGCCGCTGGCGCTGGCGGCGCTGGTGGCGCTGCCGATTCTGGTGATCGGGTGCCGCTGGTACTTCAAGCGGGCGCCGTCCGCGTACCGTTCCGAGGCGGCCGGTTACGCGGCGGTGGCGGCGGTGCTCACCGAGACGGTGGACGCGGGCCGCACGGTCGAGGCGCACCGCCTCGGGCCCGAGCGGATCGCCCTGTCGGAGCGGCGGATCACCCAGTGGGTCGCGTGGGAGCGGTACACCCTGTTCCTGCGGACCGTTCTCTTCCCCGTCATCAACGCCACCGTCGTGACGATCCTCGGCGCGGTCCTGCTGATCGGCGGCTACTGCGTGCTGCAGGGCTGGATGTCGGTCGGACAGCTGGCCACGGGTGCGCTGCTCGCGCAGATGCTCTTCGATCCGATCGGCCTGATCCTGCGCTGGTACGACGAACTGCAGGTCGCCCAAGTCTCCCTGGGCCGGCTGGTGGGCGTACGGGAGATCGCGCCGGACGCCGGGGACGCGAAGGTGGCGCCGGAGGGCCGGGACGTGCGCGCCGAGGAGGTCCGTTTCGGCTACCGGGAGGGCGTGGACGTCCTGCACGAGGTGTCGATGTCCGTGCCGCCGGGTACCCGGATGGCGCTGGTCGGCCCCTCGGGCGCGGGCAAGTCCACCCTGGGAAGGCTGCTCGCCGGAATCTACGCACCCCGGACGGGCGAGGTCACGCTCGGTGGGGCGCGGCTGTCGCGGATGCCCGCGGAGCGGGTGCGCGAGCACGTGGCCCTGGTCAACCAGGAGCACCACGTGTTCGTGGGCACGCTGCGGGACAATCTCCGCCTCGCGCGGACGGGTGCCGGCGACACCGAGTTGTGGGCGGCGCTGGCGGCGGTGGACGCGGACGGCTGGGCGCGGGCGATGGAGGCCGGCCTGGACACCGAGGTCGGTTCCGGTGGCGTGGCGCTGACCCCGGCGCAGGCGCAGCAGATCGCGCTGGCCCGGCTGGTGCTGGCCGACCCGCACACACTGGTGCTGGACGAGGCCACCTCGCTGCTGGATCCGCGTGCGGCACGGCACTTGGAGCGCTCGCTGGCCCGGGTGCTGGACGGCCGTACGGTCATCGCCATCGCCCACCGGCTGCACACCGCGCACGACGCGGATGTGATCGCGGTGGTCGAAGGCGGCCGGATCAGCGAACTCGGCTCGCACGACGAACTGGTCGCGGCCGACGGGGCGTACGCGGCTCTGTGGCGGTCCTGGCACGGCTGA
- a CDS encoding metal-dependent hydrolase has protein sequence MMGPAHSLSGAAAWLGVGAATAAAGHPMPWPVLVVGALICAGAALAPDLDHKSATISRAFGPLSKGVCEVVDKISYAVYKSTRSKKDARRTGGHRTLTHTWLWAVLIGGGSSLLAVTADRWGVLALLFVHLVLAVEGLLWRAARMSSDVLVWLLGATSAWILAGVLDQPGNGANWLFTGPGQEYLWLGLPIVLGALVHDIGDALTVSGCPVLWPLPIAGKRWYPIGPPKAMRFRAGSWVELKVLMPVFILLGGFGGASALGFI, from the coding sequence ATGATGGGTCCGGCGCACTCACTGTCCGGGGCAGCGGCCTGGCTGGGGGTGGGGGCGGCCACCGCGGCCGCCGGACACCCCATGCCCTGGCCCGTCCTCGTCGTCGGCGCGCTGATCTGCGCCGGAGCGGCCCTCGCCCCGGACCTCGATCACAAGTCGGCGACGATCTCGCGCGCCTTCGGCCCGCTCTCCAAAGGCGTGTGCGAGGTGGTCGACAAGATCTCCTACGCCGTCTACAAGAGCACCCGCTCCAAGAAGGACGCCCGCCGGACCGGCGGCCACCGCACCCTGACACACACCTGGCTCTGGGCCGTCCTGATCGGCGGCGGGTCCTCCCTGCTCGCCGTCACTGCCGACCGCTGGGGCGTGCTCGCCCTGCTCTTCGTGCACCTCGTGCTGGCGGTCGAAGGGCTGCTGTGGCGCGCCGCCCGGATGTCCAGCGACGTCCTGGTCTGGCTGCTCGGCGCGACCAGTGCGTGGATCCTGGCCGGAGTGCTCGACCAGCCCGGCAACGGCGCGAACTGGCTGTTCACCGGACCGGGCCAGGAGTACCTCTGGCTCGGCCTGCCGATCGTGCTCGGAGCCCTGGTCCACGACATCGGGGACGCGCTCACCGTGTCCGGCTGCCCGGTCCTGTGGCCGCTGCCGATCGCCGGCAAGCGCTGGTACCCGATCGGCCCGCCGAAGGCGATGCGGTTCCGGGCCGGCAGCTGGGTGGAGCTGAAGGTCCTCATGCCCGTCTTCATCCTGCTGGGCGGCTTCGGCGGCGCCTCGGCCCTCGGCTTCATCTGA